In Alistipes ihumii AP11, a genomic segment contains:
- a CDS encoding nucleoside hydrolase gives MKKLLCMLMAAAACAACAPKEPPVSLIFDTDMAPDYDDVGALAVLHALADSGEARILATVSSNRLETTVPCIDVINTYFGREEIPLGAPKGEAVSQDTWHKGLRWTSELPARFPHRTGSASQAEDAVAVYRRALAGEPDTSVVVVTVGFFTNLRDLLLSGPDSLSELTGRELVERKVKRLVSMAGHFPEGLEFNVMMDAPAAAYVMEHWPSPVILSGFEIGEKIITGRRTAAEGPADSPVAEAYRMSLPQDNPAGRNSWDQSAVLVAVRGPEPGFGLEHGTLTVDPSDSTDRWTPDPSGRHARLTFRQSPEQIAEQIESLMMHRPVCGR, from the coding sequence ATGAAAAAACTGCTTTGCATGTTGATGGCAGCCGCCGCCTGCGCGGCGTGCGCTCCGAAGGAGCCGCCCGTTTCTTTGATTTTCGATACCGACATGGCTCCCGATTACGACGACGTAGGCGCGCTGGCCGTGCTGCACGCGCTGGCCGATTCGGGCGAGGCGCGTATCCTCGCTACGGTTTCGTCGAACAGGCTCGAGACGACCGTACCCTGCATCGATGTGATCAATACTTATTTCGGCCGGGAGGAAATTCCGTTGGGGGCGCCCAAGGGCGAGGCCGTCAGTCAGGATACGTGGCACAAGGGCCTGCGGTGGACCTCCGAGTTGCCGGCCCGGTTTCCGCATCGCACGGGAAGCGCCTCGCAGGCCGAGGATGCGGTGGCGGTATACCGCCGTGCGCTGGCCGGCGAGCCCGATACGAGCGTGGTCGTCGTGACGGTCGGATTCTTCACCAATCTGCGCGACCTGTTGCTTTCGGGGCCCGATTCGCTCAGCGAGCTCACGGGCCGCGAGCTGGTGGAACGGAAGGTGAAACGTTTGGTCTCGATGGCCGGCCATTTCCCGGAAGGGCTCGAGTTCAACGTGATGATGGATGCTCCGGCCGCGGCCTATGTCATGGAGCATTGGCCTTCGCCGGTGATACTGAGCGGTTTCGAGATAGGCGAGAAGATCATCACCGGCCGCCGTACCGCTGCCGAGGGACCTGCCGACAGCCCCGTGGCCGAGGCGTACAGGATGTCGCTTCCGCAGGATAACCCGGCCGGTCGCAACAGTTGGGACCAGTCGGCCGTACTGGTGGCCGTTCGGGGACCGGAGCCCGGATTCGGGCTCGAGCACGGCACGCTGACGGTCGATCCTTCGGACAGCACGGACCGCTGGACGCCCGATCCCTCGGGCCGTCATGCCCGGCTGACGTTCCGTCAGTCGCCCGAACAGATCGCCGAACAGATCGAGTCGCTGATGATGCACCGACCCGTGTGCGGTCGGTAG
- a CDS encoding Gfo/Idh/MocA family oxidoreductase — protein sequence MNEKSKLTRRDFLKVSALGAAGAVLMPSALAAAPKSAKKKSSANDTIGIGFIGLGQQAMHLLAGFLTIDGVRVLAGCDVYDVKRARFEKRVKKYYAEHGQKCKVDLYEDYQDLLARDDIDAVVIATPDHQHALIAIAACRAGKDVYLEKPLTLTIYEGQQLRKAVREHCRILQVGSQQRSDAEFIHAANLVREGELGRIELIKVHVGGSPTPYTLPRQEVPAGLNWDKWLGPLPETIYYNSDLNPVITLEPEQNEQLWGAWRWYKGMGGGLMTDWGAHMFDIAQWAMGKDRNGPVKIIPAGYGPYEHLTYFYDNGTRVTEQEFDGGKQGVKIYGENGEWIQVCRGEFLASDPKFMPETKKKESDVPYETQVGHYQTFINSIRSRIDPNVPVEVGHSSNTMCILGNIANELGRPVVWNPIVEKFMHDPEADKLTHYQYRDGYKL from the coding sequence ATGAATGAGAAATCCAAACTGACCCGCCGCGACTTTCTGAAAGTCTCGGCGCTGGGAGCCGCAGGAGCCGTACTGATGCCGTCGGCTCTGGCTGCCGCCCCGAAATCCGCGAAAAAGAAAAGCTCGGCCAACGATACGATCGGCATCGGCTTCATCGGTCTCGGTCAACAGGCGATGCACCTGCTGGCGGGCTTCCTTACGATCGACGGCGTCCGCGTGCTGGCAGGATGCGACGTCTACGACGTCAAAAGAGCCCGCTTCGAAAAGCGCGTGAAGAAATATTACGCCGAGCACGGGCAGAAATGCAAGGTCGACCTGTACGAGGACTATCAGGACCTGCTCGCGCGGGACGACATCGACGCCGTCGTGATCGCGACACCCGACCACCAGCACGCGCTGATCGCGATCGCAGCCTGCCGGGCCGGCAAGGACGTCTACCTCGAAAAGCCGCTGACGCTGACCATATACGAGGGACAGCAACTGCGCAAGGCCGTGCGCGAACACTGCCGGATACTGCAGGTGGGAAGCCAGCAGCGGTCCGATGCCGAATTCATCCATGCGGCCAACCTGGTCCGCGAAGGCGAGCTGGGGCGCATCGAGCTGATCAAGGTGCACGTGGGAGGCTCCCCCACCCCCTATACCCTGCCCCGACAGGAAGTTCCCGCCGGGCTGAACTGGGACAAATGGCTCGGCCCGCTGCCCGAAACGATATATTACAATTCGGACCTGAACCCGGTCATCACGCTCGAGCCGGAGCAGAACGAGCAGCTTTGGGGCGCATGGCGCTGGTACAAGGGCATGGGCGGCGGCCTGATGACCGACTGGGGAGCCCACATGTTCGACATCGCGCAATGGGCCATGGGCAAGGACCGCAACGGTCCCGTCAAAATCATACCCGCCGGGTACGGTCCCTACGAGCATCTGACCTATTTCTACGACAACGGCACCCGGGTGACCGAGCAGGAGTTCGACGGAGGCAAGCAGGGCGTCAAGATCTACGGCGAGAACGGAGAGTGGATACAGGTGTGCCGCGGCGAGTTCCTTGCCTCGGACCCGAAATTCATGCCCGAGACGAAGAAAAAAGAGAGCGACGTACCCTACGAAACGCAAGTGGGGCACTATCAGACCTTCATCAATTCGATCCGCTCGCGCATCGACCCGAACGTGCCGGTCGAAGTGGGACACAGCTCGAACACGATGTGCATTCTGGGCAACATCGCCAACGAGCTGGGGCGGCCTGTCGTCTGGAACCCGATCGTCGAAAAGTTCATGCACGACCCGGAAGCCGACAAGCTGACGCACTACCAGTACAGAGACGGGTACAAGCTGTAA
- a CDS encoding M3 family metallopeptidase: MATSLTLGASGADVNPLLVESTAPHGAPQFTQITNEHYKPAFEQAVREARADIAAIVGNAQAPTFANTIEALEFSGRRLDRISNIFFNLNEAHTNDTMQALALELSPMLTEFSNDVSLDPKLFARVKAVYDRRESLGLNAEQRRLLEKTYKGFARSGAALSDEDKKIYRELTARLSELSLQFNQNSLAATNAFTLHVTDPAVVGELPDFVREGMAAEAKERGLDGWVVTLQIPSMVPFMTYSSNRALKEKLWRAYNTRCVGGEFDNSAIVEEIADKRLQLAGLLGYETYADYVLEERMAESSPTVNAFLAELLDRAVEAARRDVETVAGYARAQGFDAELMPWDFGYYSEKLKHERYELSEELTKPYFQLENVRRGMFELANRLYGITLRENPEIPVYHPDVKAYEVFDADGSFLAVLYMDFFPRASKRGGAWMTEFRQQGVENGVETRPLISVVYNFTKPTDSLPSLLTFDEVTTMLHEFGHALHGIFAAGTYPSLTGTAVYRDFVELPSQIMENWAYEKEFLDLFAVDYRTGEKMPAELIRRILDAKNYLAAYSHIRQVAYGLCDMAWHSISEPVKMPVVDFEKKAIARAQVLPYVDGQCTSTSFGHIFSGGYAAGYYSYKWAEVLEADAFSLFKEKGIFDRETAASFRENILSKGGSEHPMKLYVRFRGHKPDTQALFDKMGIE, encoded by the coding sequence ATGGCAACATCCCTGACGCTCGGCGCGTCCGGCGCGGACGTCAATCCGCTGCTCGTCGAGTCGACGGCTCCCCACGGAGCTCCGCAATTCACGCAGATCACGAACGAGCATTACAAGCCGGCTTTCGAGCAGGCCGTGCGCGAGGCTCGCGCCGACATCGCCGCGATCGTCGGCAACGCCCAAGCTCCGACATTCGCCAATACGATCGAGGCGCTCGAGTTCAGCGGCCGTCGTCTGGACCGCATCTCCAATATTTTCTTCAACCTGAACGAGGCGCATACGAACGATACGATGCAGGCTCTCGCGCTGGAGCTTTCGCCCATGCTGACCGAGTTCAGCAACGACGTAAGCCTCGATCCGAAGCTGTTCGCCCGGGTCAAGGCGGTTTACGATCGGCGGGAGTCGCTGGGGCTGAACGCCGAACAGAGGCGATTGCTCGAAAAGACCTACAAGGGGTTCGCCCGCAGCGGCGCGGCCCTTTCCGACGAAGACAAGAAGATATACCGCGAACTGACCGCCCGTCTCTCGGAGCTGAGCCTTCAGTTCAACCAAAACTCGCTGGCGGCCACGAATGCCTTTACGCTTCATGTGACCGATCCGGCCGTCGTCGGGGAGTTGCCCGACTTCGTCCGCGAGGGCATGGCGGCCGAGGCCAAGGAGCGCGGGCTCGACGGATGGGTCGTCACGCTGCAGATTCCCAGTATGGTCCCGTTTATGACTTATTCGTCGAATCGCGCCCTGAAAGAGAAACTCTGGCGAGCTTATAACACCCGCTGCGTGGGCGGCGAGTTCGACAACTCCGCCATTGTCGAGGAAATTGCCGACAAGCGTCTGCAGCTTGCCGGTCTGCTTGGATACGAGACATATGCCGACTACGTGCTGGAAGAGCGTATGGCCGAGAGCTCCCCGACGGTCAACGCCTTTCTGGCGGAACTGCTCGACCGGGCGGTCGAGGCTGCGCGCCGCGATGTGGAAACCGTGGCCGGCTACGCCCGCGCTCAGGGCTTCGACGCCGAGCTGATGCCTTGGGACTTCGGCTACTACTCCGAGAAGCTCAAGCACGAGCGCTACGAACTGAGCGAAGAGCTGACGAAGCCCTATTTCCAGTTGGAGAACGTACGGCGGGGCATGTTCGAGCTGGCGAACCGTCTGTACGGGATCACGCTGCGCGAAAATCCGGAGATTCCGGTCTATCATCCCGACGTGAAAGCCTACGAGGTGTTCGATGCCGACGGGAGTTTTCTGGCCGTTCTGTATATGGACTTCTTCCCCCGCGCCTCGAAACGCGGCGGAGCATGGATGACCGAGTTCCGCCAGCAGGGAGTCGAGAACGGCGTCGAGACGAGGCCGCTGATCTCGGTGGTCTACAACTTTACGAAGCCGACCGACAGCCTGCCGTCGCTGCTCACGTTCGACGAGGTGACGACGATGCTGCACGAGTTCGGCCATGCGTTGCACGGCATTTTCGCCGCCGGAACCTATCCGAGCCTGACCGGAACGGCCGTCTACCGCGATTTCGTCGAATTGCCGTCGCAGATCATGGAGAACTGGGCCTACGAGAAGGAATTTCTCGACCTGTTCGCGGTCGATTACCGTACGGGCGAGAAGATGCCCGCCGAGCTGATCCGGCGGATACTCGACGCGAAAAACTATCTGGCCGCCTACTCGCATATCCGGCAGGTGGCCTACGGCCTTTGCGATATGGCTTGGCACAGCATCTCCGAGCCGGTGAAGATGCCGGTCGTCGATTTCGAGAAGAAAGCGATAGCCCGGGCTCAGGTACTTCCTTACGTCGACGGGCAGTGTACCTCGACCTCGTTCGGCCATATCTTTTCGGGCGGCTATGCGGCCGGGTACTACAGCTACAAGTGGGCCGAGGTGCTCGAGGCGGACGCTTTCTCGCTGTTCAAGGAGAAGGGCATTTTCGACCGTGAGACGGCTGCCTCGTTCCGGGAGAACATTCTCTCCAAGGGCGGAAGCGAGCATCCGATGAAGCTCTATGTCCGCTTCCGCGGCCATAAGCCCGACACGCAAGCGCTGTTCGACAAAATGGGTATCGAGTAG
- a CDS encoding putative LPS assembly protein LptD, producing MVFSRGVVFGGFSAGVRHDTLPGVSVPDSSAGVGSLPRPDSVPAREKAARDSSGLPDSAGLSVGGPLALGADSSAFSGLGSPLFPADSLAADSVERKPFLDDVISGNNEDSLIYDPRRKLVYIYEKGDVKYQDKNLKADFMKIDMESKEIFAHGRMDTVAGKPTRPEFLDGSSSYEMDTITYNIETEKARIKEVSTQDGEGYLLGARVKKMKDNTVNIAGGKFTTCDADHPHFYLAMTKAKMIPGKKVIVGPSYLVMEDVPIYPLMLPFGFFPTTSGRQSGFIVPSWGEENQKGFFLRDAGYYFAFNDYIDLTVLGGIYTFGSWEASVASRYTKRYKYSGSFNVRFSKDIIGEKGDQNYMNMNNYNVVWTHQQDPKFRPNSSFSASVNFSSSGYSKYGSQTIGEYLNTQTNSSIAYSKSWAGTPFSLSTNFSHSQNSQDSTVSLSFPNVVFNVARIYPFRRKNASGKQRWYEKISLSYTGTLGNNVTVKERDLFTSAMFKKMKNGVNHQIPISTSFNLFNYLNISPSANYQERWYFRKIDRVWDPVAKTDVPGDTTTGFYRLYDYRFSVSGSTKIYGMFQFKKKDGLIRAIRHMLTPTVSFNYTPDFSDPKYGYYKWVQSDTLGNMKQYSPFSDGLYGVPGSGRSMAISFGLSQTLEMKVRDNRDTSGVRKIKVIDNLSISSSYNFLADSMNLAPFSISLRTTLIKNLGLNISATLDPYDLDANGRRINRFMLRRGKLGRLTSVSTSFGYSFNSPGNGSSSSQPAMNDINSGGAPPPEYADMFAQPGFNDLDPNTRRQMMSSSYYDFNIPWNIGFNYSFSYSKPGLTATVVQTLGFNGSVNLTPKWGVTFNAGYDFKDKKLTPGTFTLTRDLHCWQMHFNWVPIGFRKSWSFTINVKSAMLKDLKYDKNSSFYDNLYDR from the coding sequence ATGGTATTTAGCCGCGGTGTGGTCTTCGGAGGGTTCTCCGCCGGAGTGCGTCACGACACGCTGCCGGGCGTGTCCGTTCCCGATTCGTCCGCGGGCGTCGGCTCGTTGCCGCGTCCCGACTCCGTCCCGGCCCGGGAAAAAGCCGCGCGCGATTCCTCGGGCCTTCCCGACTCCGCCGGCCTGTCCGTCGGCGGTCCGCTTGCCCTCGGCGCCGATTCGTCGGCGTTCTCCGGTTTGGGCTCGCCGTTGTTTCCGGCCGATTCGCTGGCGGCGGACAGTGTGGAGCGCAAGCCGTTTCTCGACGATGTGATTTCTGGCAATAACGAAGACTCGCTGATCTACGATCCGCGCCGCAAGCTCGTCTATATTTACGAGAAAGGCGACGTGAAGTATCAGGACAAGAACCTGAAGGCCGACTTCATGAAGATCGATATGGAGAGCAAGGAGATTTTCGCGCACGGACGGATGGACACGGTGGCGGGCAAGCCCACGAGGCCCGAATTTCTGGACGGCTCGTCGAGCTACGAGATGGATACGATCACCTACAACATCGAGACCGAGAAAGCCCGGATCAAGGAGGTGTCGACGCAGGACGGAGAAGGCTATCTGCTCGGAGCCCGGGTCAAGAAGATGAAGGACAATACGGTCAATATAGCCGGAGGAAAGTTCACCACCTGCGACGCCGATCATCCTCACTTCTATCTGGCCATGACCAAAGCCAAGATGATTCCCGGCAAGAAGGTGATCGTGGGTCCTTCTTATCTGGTCATGGAGGACGTGCCGATTTATCCGCTGATGTTGCCCTTCGGCTTTTTCCCGACGACGAGCGGGCGGCAGTCCGGCTTCATCGTGCCTTCGTGGGGCGAGGAGAACCAGAAAGGTTTTTTCCTGCGCGACGCCGGATATTATTTCGCTTTCAATGATTATATCGATCTGACCGTGCTCGGCGGTATCTATACGTTCGGGTCGTGGGAGGCCAGCGTGGCTTCGCGTTACACGAAACGCTACAAGTATTCCGGCTCGTTCAACGTCCGCTTCTCGAAGGATATCATCGGCGAAAAAGGCGACCAGAACTACATGAACATGAACAACTACAACGTAGTCTGGACGCATCAGCAGGACCCCAAGTTCCGTCCGAACTCCTCGTTCTCGGCCAGCGTGAACTTCTCGTCGAGCGGCTACTCCAAATACGGCTCGCAGACCATCGGCGAGTACCTCAATACGCAGACCAACTCGAGTATCGCCTACTCCAAGTCGTGGGCCGGCACTCCGTTCTCGCTGTCGACGAACTTCTCTCACTCGCAGAACTCGCAGGACTCGACCGTTTCGCTGAGCTTCCCGAACGTGGTGTTCAACGTCGCTCGCATCTATCCGTTCCGGCGCAAAAACGCGTCGGGCAAGCAGCGCTGGTACGAGAAAATCTCGCTGAGCTATACCGGTACTTTAGGCAACAACGTGACGGTCAAGGAGAGGGACCTGTTCACGTCGGCGATGTTCAAGAAGATGAAGAACGGTGTCAATCACCAGATTCCTATCTCCACTTCGTTCAATCTGTTCAACTATCTGAACATCAGTCCGTCGGCCAACTATCAGGAGCGTTGGTACTTCCGTAAGATCGACCGTGTGTGGGACCCGGTCGCCAAAACGGATGTGCCCGGAGATACGACGACGGGCTTCTACCGCCTGTACGACTATCGTTTCTCGGTCAGCGGTTCGACCAAGATCTACGGCATGTTCCAGTTCAAGAAGAAGGACGGCCTGATCCGGGCGATCCGCCACATGCTGACGCCTACCGTGAGCTTCAACTACACGCCCGACTTCTCCGATCCCAAGTACGGCTATTACAAGTGGGTGCAGAGCGATACGCTCGGAAACATGAAACAGTACTCGCCCTTTTCCGACGGACTTTACGGCGTGCCGGGATCGGGACGGAGCATGGCGATCTCGTTCGGCCTCTCCCAGACGCTCGAGATGAAGGTGAGGGACAACCGCGATACTTCCGGAGTACGGAAAATCAAGGTGATCGACAACCTGAGCATCAGCTCCTCGTACAATTTTCTGGCCGACTCGATGAATCTCGCTCCCTTTTCGATCTCGCTGCGCACGACCCTCATCAAGAACCTGGGGCTCAACATCAGCGCCACGCTCGACCCGTACGATCTGGACGCCAACGGGCGACGTATCAACCGCTTCATGCTCCGGCGCGGCAAATTGGGGCGGCTGACGAGCGTCAGCACTTCGTTCGGTTACTCGTTCAACTCGCCCGGGAACGGCAGTTCGTCGTCGCAGCCCGCGATGAACGACATCAACAGCGGGGGCGCTCCGCCTCCCGAGTACGCCGACATGTTCGCCCAACCGGGCTTCAACGATCTGGACCCCAATACCCGGCGGCAGATGATGTCGTCGAGCTATTACGACTTCAATATCCCGTGGAACATCGGGTTCAACTACAGCTTCAGCTATTCCAAGCCGGGGCTGACGGCCACGGTGGTTCAGACGCTCGGCTTCAACGGCAGCGTGAACCTGACGCCCAAGTGGGGCGTTACCTTCAACGCCGGATACGATTTCAAGGATAAGAAACTTACGCCGGGTACTTTCACGCTGACGCGCGACCTGCATTGCTGGCAGATGCACTTCAACTGGGTACCTATCGGTTTCCGCAAGAGCTGGAGCTTCACGATCAACGTCAAGTCGGCCATGCTCAAGGACCTCAAGTACGACAAGAACAGCAGCTTCTACGACAATCTTTACGACCGGTAA
- a CDS encoding N-acetylmuramoyl-L-alanine amidase — protein sequence MKVLKHCILKTSVFFTLFLAASVTSNAQNRKIGINTVVIDAGHGGPDAGAVGRLYKEKDINLDVALRFGRMISEHYPDVQVIYTRKTDVLIPLAERGDIANRAKADLFISIHINSNKSSSPSGVSVYVMGVDKASKNMDVAMKENDVITYEEDYSTRYQGYKPGSTESLIMFSLMQYAYQTQSCLLADMVQKQFVSNTQMQDRGVRQAGFLVLWRAAMPSILCEFGFISNPTEEKFIGSKKGRETYARSLFNAFSQYKVRSEGRGTLIVLDSENPGGSGDEDRGEAGGATSRQEESGQADKRGASSDEPVVYRVQIASSSRKLPRNSSSFGPYRGEAKEMVIKNLYKYYVGEAASYKEALSLQSEVRRHVKGAFLVPFRGNEPIPMDEARRSER from the coding sequence ATGAAAGTTTTAAAACACTGTATTTTAAAGACTTCCGTTTTTTTTACGTTGTTTTTAGCCGCTTCCGTCACATCAAACGCGCAAAATAGGAAAATCGGTATAAACACCGTCGTAATCGATGCGGGACACGGCGGTCCCGACGCCGGAGCCGTCGGCAGGCTGTACAAGGAAAAGGACATCAATCTGGACGTCGCGCTCCGGTTCGGACGGATGATCAGCGAGCACTATCCGGACGTGCAGGTGATCTATACCCGCAAGACGGACGTGCTGATTCCGCTCGCCGAGCGCGGCGACATCGCCAACCGGGCCAAGGCCGACCTGTTCATCTCGATCCACATCAACAGCAACAAGTCCTCGTCGCCCTCCGGAGTCTCGGTCTACGTCATGGGCGTCGACAAGGCGAGCAAGAACATGGACGTAGCCATGAAGGAAAACGACGTGATCACCTACGAGGAGGACTACTCGACCCGGTATCAGGGCTACAAGCCGGGGTCGACCGAGTCGCTGATCATGTTCTCGCTGATGCAGTACGCGTACCAGACCCAAAGCTGCCTGCTGGCCGACATGGTGCAGAAGCAATTCGTCAGTAACACGCAAATGCAGGACCGAGGCGTCCGCCAAGCGGGCTTTCTGGTGCTGTGGCGCGCCGCGATGCCGAGCATCCTGTGCGAGTTCGGATTCATTTCGAACCCGACCGAGGAAAAGTTCATCGGATCGAAAAAGGGACGGGAGACCTACGCGCGGAGCCTGTTCAACGCTTTCAGTCAGTACAAGGTCCGGAGCGAGGGCCGTGGCACACTGATTGTTCTTGACAGCGAGAATCCGGGCGGATCCGGCGACGAGGACCGGGGCGAAGCGGGCGGCGCGACGTCGCGGCAGGAGGAATCCGGACAGGCGGACAAGCGAGGAGCGTCTTCCGACGAGCCGGTCGTATACCGGGTGCAGATCGCCAGCTCGTCGCGCAAACTGCCCAGAAACTCCTCGTCGTTCGGCCCGTACCGGGGCGAGGCAAAGGAAATGGTCATAAAAAACCTGTACAAATATTACGTCGGAGAGGCGGCTTCTTACAAAGAAGCCCTATCTTTACAGTCCGAAGTCCGCCGCCACGTCAAAGGAGCGTTTCTCGTTCCGTTCCGGGGAAACGAGCCGATCCCGATGGACGAGGCCCGGCGCTCGGAACGATAG
- a CDS encoding MlaD family protein: protein MKLKLSREFKIGFFGILMIAALYWGVNFLKGTDLFTSSVHYYAAYDQVNGLQPSAAVVIKGYKVGTISDISYDPQRSNNVVVEFAIKSKFKIPKDTKARIFSDGIMSGKSIELELGRSDAYLHEGDTLFSEINKDFLEVAGSEFEFLKQRANDVISEMIVTLRGINKLLSDNSANLNATIGNVAAITGDLRSVVADEKGSLRETISNVNDLSRTLRDKTGQIDRIFTNVERFSDSLSQSRIPTLVAQMNGTLAELNRTLAKVNDGDGTVGKFVNDQALYDSLVQASSNLSALLLDLKQHPGRYVHFSVFGRRDRN from the coding sequence ATGAAACTGAAACTGAGCAGAGAATTCAAGATAGGTTTTTTCGGAATACTGATGATCGCAGCGCTTTACTGGGGCGTCAATTTCCTCAAGGGAACCGACCTGTTCACGTCGAGCGTACACTATTACGCGGCCTACGATCAGGTGAACGGTCTGCAGCCGTCGGCCGCGGTGGTCATCAAAGGCTATAAGGTCGGCACGATCAGCGACATCAGCTACGATCCGCAGCGCTCGAACAACGTGGTCGTCGAATTCGCGATCAAGTCGAAGTTCAAGATTCCGAAAGACACGAAGGCCCGTATCTTCAGCGACGGCATCATGAGCGGCAAATCGATCGAGCTGGAGCTTGGCCGTTCGGACGCATATCTGCACGAAGGCGACACGCTGTTCTCGGAAATCAACAAGGATTTTCTGGAAGTGGCCGGAAGCGAGTTCGAGTTTCTCAAGCAGCGGGCCAACGACGTGATCAGCGAGATGATCGTCACTCTCCGCGGCATCAACAAGCTGCTCTCGGACAACAGCGCGAACCTGAACGCCACGATCGGCAACGTAGCCGCCATCACGGGGGACCTGCGGTCCGTCGTCGCGGATGAGAAAGGCTCGCTGCGCGAAACGATCTCCAACGTCAACGACCTGTCGCGCACGCTGCGGGACAAGACGGGACAGATCGACCGGATCTTCACGAACGTGGAACGCTTCAGCGACTCGCTGAGCCAGTCGCGAATTCCGACGCTCGTCGCCCAAATGAACGGCACGCTCGCGGAACTGAACCGTACGCTCGCGAAAGTCAACGACGGGGACGGGACGGTCGGCAAGTTCGTCAACGACCAAGCGCTGTACGACTCGCTCGTTCAGGCCTCGTCGAACCTGTCGGCACTGCTTCTCGACCTGAAGCAGCACCCGGGCCGCTACGTCCATTTCTCGGTGTTCGGACGGCGCGACCGGAACTGA